The following proteins come from a genomic window of Vallitaleaceae bacterium 9-2:
- a CDS encoding endonuclease NucS, with the protein MTEATLRDMIAKDIEVLEQGLVLLSKEQYIPHSLGTKGFIDLYAKDKNGNHVIIELKKSDASSREAIHEVFKYVEGVKAHLGANDNEIRVIVASTKWRELLVPFSRFVCDTKLNVKGVQIEVSDSTKIKTWPVSWLPLTNGRFIAPWHDMCWCENKERLDRAIQSMEQSCKVKGIEDYIIMVIHLPNPIISEREIAMKDAIIQMGNISGLEVKKDVALPTYEYIAYFAMQTLPKEKYLEILSSDKEQYEEAQEVILMMQDENESLCYLHESAVAVEPSFYSDCYEIGYPAKINAFLENAEYTIEEIRRYGFFQKNTLLSDSTIISELLGEDGSTGQKLKRTVEVFKQADMESVSNQIQSTLKENSVWKNHILRCLDEIKQEFPMAKVDVSVFNPATGVFTIYLVTTRENGCLYVPSYYLVVHNPEPVRIYYGGLQDNGQALMLNEILDKYYDGRLDALLMTMTWGGWEKRDLDITEDLGCAYRSFRCDILGAKRTFFMLRDDRWRKCDPINHIELYFQYLEKNEKLVKQIFRKIFPRDNGGMMDGSSAERMLDASADIDKGKELKEYYINPPCECELCGSTLSNEKYMVDGKLKDANAWGIMCSDCATFWGEGIGWGMGQLYLSNDNRWLLVGGFEC; encoded by the coding sequence ATGACAGAAGCAACGTTAAGAGACATGATTGCAAAGGATATTGAAGTATTGGAACAAGGGTTGGTTTTGCTTAGCAAAGAACAATACATACCCCATTCATTAGGGACGAAAGGCTTCATTGACCTATATGCCAAAGATAAAAACGGGAATCATGTTATCATTGAACTAAAAAAAAGTGATGCATCCTCTCGGGAAGCCATACATGAAGTGTTTAAATATGTTGAAGGGGTAAAAGCCCACTTGGGGGCAAATGATAATGAAATTAGAGTCATTGTTGCGTCAACAAAGTGGAGAGAGCTTCTGGTTCCTTTTTCAAGATTTGTCTGTGACACAAAATTGAATGTCAAGGGAGTGCAAATTGAAGTAAGTGATTCTACAAAGATAAAGACGTGGCCAGTATCCTGGCTTCCATTAACAAATGGTCGCTTTATAGCTCCTTGGCATGATATGTGTTGGTGTGAAAATAAAGAGCGCCTAGATAGAGCCATCCAATCGATGGAACAATCATGCAAAGTCAAAGGGATAGAGGATTATATAATTATGGTAATCCACTTGCCAAACCCAATTATTTCAGAGAGAGAAATTGCGATGAAAGATGCAATTATCCAAATGGGCAACATAAGTGGACTTGAGGTAAAAAAAGACGTAGCATTGCCAACCTATGAATACATAGCATATTTTGCAATGCAAACCTTACCAAAAGAAAAATATTTAGAAATATTATCTTCTGACAAGGAGCAATATGAAGAAGCGCAAGAAGTAATTCTTATGATGCAGGATGAAAATGAAAGTTTATGTTATCTCCATGAATCCGCAGTGGCTGTGGAGCCATCGTTTTATAGTGACTGTTATGAAATTGGATATCCGGCAAAAATCAACGCATTCTTGGAAAATGCGGAATATACAATAGAAGAAATAAGACGCTATGGATTTTTTCAAAAAAACACATTGCTCTCTGATTCAACCATTATTTCGGAGCTCTTAGGTGAAGATGGTTCTACAGGACAAAAGCTTAAGAGGACAGTTGAGGTCTTTAAACAAGCAGACATGGAATCGGTCTCTAACCAAATACAATCGACACTTAAGGAGAACAGTGTTTGGAAAAATCATATCTTAAGGTGTTTAGATGAAATTAAGCAGGAGTTTCCAATGGCTAAGGTGGATGTCTCAGTATTTAATCCTGCTACAGGCGTTTTTACAATATATCTGGTAACGACAAGAGAAAATGGGTGTCTATATGTACCATCTTACTATCTTGTGGTCCATAACCCAGAGCCCGTAAGAATATACTACGGAGGGCTTCAAGATAATGGGCAAGCGTTGATGTTGAATGAAATCTTGGATAAATATTATGACGGTAGGCTGGATGCACTCTTAATGACGATGACTTGGGGCGGTTGGGAGAAGCGAGACCTTGATATAACAGAAGACCTAGGGTGTGCATATCGTTCATTTCGCTGCGATATTTTAGGTGCGAAGCGCACTTTTTTTATGTTGCGCGATGACCGGTGGAGAAAATGTGATCCAATAAATCACATTGAGTTATATTTTCAGTATCTAGAAAAAAATGAAAAACTTGTAAAGCAAATTTTTCGCAAGATATTTCCAAGAGATAATGGTGGTATGATGGATGGAAGCTCAGCCGAGCGGATGCTAGACGCTAGTGCAGATATTGACAAAGGTAAGGAACTAAAAGAGTATTATATTAATCCACCATGTGAATGCGAACTCTGTGGTAGCACACTTTCAAATGAAAAATATATGGTAGATGGCAAACTAAAAGACGCGAATGCATGGGGAATTATGTGCTCAGATTGTGCGACTTTTTGGGGAGAAGGGATTGGCTGGGGAATGGGTCAATTGTACTTAAGCAATGATAACAGATGGTTATTGGTGGGTGGTTTTGAGTGTTAA
- the def gene encoding peptide deformylase: protein MAIREMRFEGDEVLTKRCREVAIVDDHIRSILDDMMDTLHITPNGAALAANQVGILRRLIVIDFDDQYLKLVNPKIIGSSGVQECIEGCLSYPGRFGKTIRPQSVTIQALDEYGEELMLTGEGEMAKCFCHEIEHLDGKVFLDKVIEYYSKEGNE from the coding sequence ATGGCAATTCGTGAGATGCGCTTTGAGGGGGATGAAGTATTAACCAAGAGGTGTAGAGAAGTTGCGATAGTAGACGACCATATCCGTAGTATCTTGGACGATATGATGGATACACTTCACATAACGCCTAATGGTGCAGCATTAGCAGCCAATCAAGTAGGCATATTGCGTAGGCTGATCGTCATCGATTTTGATGATCAGTATCTAAAACTAGTGAATCCTAAAATTATTGGAAGCAGCGGTGTCCAAGAATGCATTGAAGGTTGCCTAAGTTATCCGGGACGTTTTGGAAAAACCATTCGACCGCAATCTGTTACGATTCAAGCACTTGATGAATATGGAGAAGAGCTGATGTTAACAGGTGAAGGAGAGATGGCAAAATGTTTTTGTCATGAAATAGAGCATTTAGATGGAAAAGTCTTTTTAGATAAGGTGATTGAGTATTATTCGAAAGAAGGTAATGAGTGA
- a CDS encoding TetR/AcrR family transcriptional regulator — MMTRKKILDVSKNLFEKKGFKNVKTSEIAKLAEIGEGTLFNYFKSKSELFIAALFEDVASVKYKNDVVDLNSKEEIIEEICRIIEFYVKNAKEIHRTLLREYYSIIYDATDVDSKSSRQSYMDADQIIADNLDALFRALIEKEKISPQFDVQTAVKCIYGCSITVFNEFVYNDLMTYAFMMREVKKQVEFILEGKL, encoded by the coding sequence ATGATGACAAGAAAAAAAATTCTTGATGTTTCTAAAAATCTATTTGAAAAAAAAGGTTTTAAAAATGTTAAAACATCAGAAATAGCTAAACTAGCCGAGATAGGTGAAGGAACGTTGTTTAACTATTTTAAGTCAAAAAGTGAGCTTTTTATTGCTGCTTTATTTGAAGATGTAGCCTCTGTCAAATATAAAAACGATGTGGTTGACCTCAATTCAAAAGAAGAAATCATTGAAGAGATTTGTCGTATCATTGAATTTTATGTGAAAAATGCAAAAGAAATTCATCGGACATTATTACGGGAATATTATTCAATTATTTATGATGCTACAGATGTAGACTCTAAAAGTAGCCGACAAAGCTACATGGATGCAGATCAAATTATTGCGGATAATTTGGATGCTTTATTTAGAGCATTGATAGAAAAAGAAAAAATCAGTCCACAATTTGATGTTCAAACGGCCGTCAAATGTATATATGGATGCTCAATCACTGTTTTTAATGAATTTGTCTATAATGATTTAATGACATATGCGTTCATGATGAGAGAAGTGAAGAAACAAGTCGAATTTATCTTAGAGGGAAAACTATAA
- a CDS encoding LytTR family DNA-binding domain-containing protein, translating to MHIALCDDIPNIVDSLRSYLNSYCEYNHIKPTFHCFDSGEAFLSSQLEFDIVFMDIYLKGIKGTEVVRQYRKAQTSQIIFITTSLEHAIEAFGLNATHYLVKPLTQKAVTEAMDRCLTSMELQMRLNKTIEVKSTKGMVSIPTNHIIYIEVFNRTSIIHTKVEHVQVQCSLEVLFDMLDKSLFMRAQRSYIVNMRCIEEVSNDRIFLPGNIEIMLSRKNRKDLKKQYQQFLYSLVREGKL from the coding sequence TTGCATATTGCCCTGTGTGATGATATACCGAATATAGTAGACAGCTTAAGAAGCTATCTGAACAGTTATTGTGAATATAATCATATCAAGCCAACGTTTCACTGCTTTGACAGTGGTGAGGCTTTTCTTTCAAGCCAATTAGAATTTGACATCGTATTTATGGACATATACCTAAAAGGGATAAAAGGCACTGAAGTCGTGCGCCAATATAGAAAAGCCCAAACAAGTCAAATAATATTTATCACCACCAGCCTAGAACATGCAATAGAAGCCTTTGGACTTAATGCTACACACTATTTAGTAAAACCACTGACGCAAAAAGCAGTGACGGAAGCTATGGACCGTTGCCTTACATCTATGGAGCTGCAGATGCGGTTAAATAAAACGATTGAGGTTAAGTCAACAAAGGGTATGGTTTCGATTCCGACCAATCATATCATCTACATAGAAGTTTTTAATAGGACATCTATTATACATACAAAAGTAGAGCATGTTCAGGTACAGTGTTCGTTAGAGGTATTATTTGACATGCTAGATAAATCTTTATTTATGAGGGCACAGCGCAGTTATATTGTGAATATGAGGTGCATTGAAGAGGTTTCTAATGATCGGATTTTTTTACCAGGGAACATAGAGATTATGCTTTCACGTAAAAACAGGAAAGATCTTAAAAAGCAATATCAACAGTTTCTTTATTCTTTAGTAAGGGAAGGTAAGTTATGA
- a CDS encoding amidohydrolase family protein encodes MKKGLGVLSLIIVCVFFYALIFQKDEKIEYSELEYRKLDIAQNKKYLLKNATIITMENEEDVFKGSILVSNGIITFIGQDKHINYPKDVEIIDCTDKYILPGFADMHVHANEVQTHQRFLAYGVTLVRNMQGSKVHLDRRESIKKGKLLGPEMFVGTPLFDGPDPMWPRDSIVLKQVDEVLPAIEMVIDEGYDFIKIYNNLSRDVFDEVMRIAEVKGILVAGHVPYKISAEYAAQKGLWSSEHLYGHGIEYNKVDKLIESIQEIIDTDMWICPTPMVHDTNDFERYVETSMSMEKALQYMKAFHNQGGKIVTGTDEYSHAIPAGSSLHETMKYMEGAGFTPYEILETVTINPARMLAIQDRVGTIKLNNDADLLIVDNNPLDNIENAMEIYAVMTKGRYLNQEWIKKTRKKLLK; translated from the coding sequence ATGAAAAAGGGTCTAGGCGTATTGAGCTTAATTATCGTATGTGTATTTTTTTATGCACTTATTTTTCAAAAAGACGAAAAAATTGAATATAGTGAATTGGAATATCGAAAACTTGACATTGCTCAAAACAAAAAGTATTTGCTTAAAAATGCTACAATCATTACTATGGAAAATGAAGAGGACGTTTTTAAGGGTTCAATTCTTGTGTCTAATGGAATTATTACATTTATTGGACAAGACAAGCATATCAATTATCCCAAGGATGTTGAAATAATTGACTGCACAGATAAATATATTTTACCGGGGTTTGCAGATATGCATGTTCACGCCAATGAGGTACAGACTCACCAAAGGTTCTTGGCCTATGGAGTTACCTTAGTGAGAAATATGCAAGGATCTAAGGTACATCTTGATCGAAGAGAGAGTATAAAAAAAGGGAAGTTGCTTGGACCAGAAATGTTTGTTGGAACCCCTTTGTTTGATGGACCAGATCCTATGTGGCCTAGAGACTCTATTGTTCTAAAACAAGTCGATGAGGTGTTACCTGCTATTGAAATGGTCATCGATGAAGGTTATGACTTTATTAAAATATATAATAACTTGTCGAGAGATGTATTTGATGAAGTGATGCGTATTGCTGAAGTAAAAGGAATCTTAGTGGCAGGTCATGTTCCCTATAAAATTAGTGCAGAATATGCAGCGCAAAAAGGACTGTGGTCGAGTGAACACTTATATGGACACGGTATTGAATATAATAAGGTGGATAAGTTGATAGAGTCCATTCAGGAGATTATTGATACGGATATGTGGATTTGTCCTACACCTATGGTTCATGATACAAATGATTTTGAAAGGTATGTGGAGACGAGTATGAGTATGGAGAAGGCGCTTCAATATATGAAAGCCTTTCATAATCAAGGCGGGAAAATAGTGACAGGGACGGATGAATATTCTCATGCGATACCGGCAGGAAGTTCATTGCACGAAACAATGAAATATATGGAAGGCGCAGGGTTTACACCTTATGAAATTCTCGAAACGGTGACAATCAATCCTGCACGCATGTTAGCTATTCAAGATAGGGTGGGGACAATTAAGCTCAACAATGATGCGGACTTACTTATTGTAGATAACAATCCCTTAGACAATATTGAAAATGCGATGGAGATATATGCAGTCATGACAAAAGGGAGGTACTTAAATCAAGAATGGATAAAAAAAACAAGAAAAAAATTATTGAAGTAA
- a CDS encoding lactate utilization protein: MDKNISWFISKQIQKAIDALEKNNMKGFFVQDEQELLELIDELIEEHSVVGVGDSLTLIETGVLDFVRNGNYVFLDKYEEGITSDEKKKLYIQNFLADTFLCSTNALTEDGKLYNIDGNGSRVAPMIYGPKQVIIVAGINKLVRNIEDAEKRVRNYAAPIDAKRLNKDTPCTKLGHCVDCKSPNRICNDFVTITGQFVKDRIKVIIVAKALGY, from the coding sequence ATGGATAAAAATATTTCTTGGTTTATCAGTAAACAGATACAAAAGGCTATCGATGCATTGGAAAAAAATAATATGAAAGGGTTTTTTGTACAAGATGAACAGGAGCTATTAGAGCTCATAGACGAGCTTATTGAGGAGCATTCTGTTGTAGGAGTGGGTGATTCACTAACTTTAATAGAAACCGGAGTATTGGATTTTGTACGTAATGGAAACTATGTTTTCTTAGATAAATACGAAGAAGGAATTACAAGTGATGAGAAGAAGAAGCTTTATATACAGAACTTTTTGGCAGATACATTTTTGTGCAGTACCAATGCTTTAACCGAAGATGGAAAATTATACAATATTGATGGGAATGGAAGTAGAGTTGCCCCTATGATTTATGGACCCAAGCAAGTAATTATTGTAGCTGGTATCAACAAATTGGTGCGAAACATAGAAGATGCGGAAAAAAGAGTAAGAAACTATGCAGCGCCCATTGATGCAAAGAGATTGAACAAAGATACACCCTGTACGAAATTGGGACATTGTGTGGATTGCAAAAGTCCAAATCGTATCTGCAATGACTTTGTTACTATAACCGGGCAATTTGTAAAGGATAGGATAAAGGTTATTATCGTGGCAAAAGCATTAGGGTATTAA
- a CDS encoding CD3324 family protein — protein MRYVRIDKILPEDLVKEIQKYIQGEYVYIPSPADKRKRWGEKTKSREYLKKRNEKILKQYIAGQSIRHLAEEFFLSDSSIKKIVYKKDK, from the coding sequence ATGCGATATGTAAGAATCGACAAAATATTACCGGAGGATTTAGTTAAAGAGATTCAAAAATATATCCAAGGGGAATATGTGTACATCCCTTCTCCTGCTGACAAGAGAAAAAGATGGGGTGAAAAAACTAAGAGTCGAGAATATTTAAAAAAAAGAAATGAAAAGATTTTAAAGCAATATATAGCTGGGCAATCCATTCGACATCTAGCAGAAGAATTTTTTCTATCAGATAGCAGTATTAAGAAAATCGTATATAAAAAAGATAAGTAA
- a CDS encoding helix-turn-helix transcriptional regulator, producing MKNRIKELREQKGITQEQLGQIIGTSRQAINAIETEKFEPSIWIAYDIAKAFGCAIEDVFLFEESIKKSRAAISRRCSNGNS from the coding sequence GTGAAAAACCGTATTAAAGAACTAAGAGAACAAAAAGGGATAACTCAAGAGCAACTTGGGCAGATAATCGGCACCTCAAGACAGGCAATCAATGCCATTGAGACAGAAAAGTTTGAGCCTTCGATCTGGATAGCATATGATATTGCAAAAGCGTTTGGATGTGCAATTGAGGACGTGTTTTTATTTGAAGAAAGCATTAAAAAATCACGTGCGGCAATAAGTAGGAGGTGTTCTAATGGCAATTCGTGA
- a CDS encoding GHKL domain-containing protein, giving the protein MIFFELLFGCLLKLAPYSFFAIYPFKEHLRFSKRYTLWLTALFVFAISLFFAVASVLPINFTQDTVFNKPYSVFLVCRYLCAIWYLYIVREAWQKKLFVFLLGVISASIIYVIVTLVDKLVLNVSQTARFLPFTPHAFILTAILTAVAIPLLLLLVKRAYVPVSDSITTKESNYLAIISVLLYSLLKSEAISISLAEKIGREQISFYFTLVVTVFLIYIVIFKILFYANERLLSQQKYLQIEQQFIIQGQQYHHIYDNIENSQRMRHDLRHHMVTLEGFLNNNEINKAKTYISEFMDYANSSRWIKISENPTIDLIVGYYQELAREQNIDFQVRIDIPKDINIQDIDMSVLLGNLLENALEAAGDSQIDIPFIRLNIMCLNKRLIITLDNSFQTHPNKIKNRFLSTKGNHRGLGIGSIEHIAKKYNGSTQFDYHDQEFQSSVTLMLTS; this is encoded by the coding sequence ATGATTTTTTTTGAGCTGCTGTTTGGCTGTCTGTTAAAGTTAGCACCCTATTCTTTTTTTGCAATTTATCCATTTAAGGAGCATTTAAGATTTTCCAAGCGATATACGCTGTGGTTAACGGCGCTGTTTGTTTTTGCTATTTCTTTATTTTTTGCAGTAGCTTCTGTTTTACCCATTAATTTTACACAAGATACCGTATTTAATAAACCATACTCAGTTTTTTTAGTTTGCCGTTATTTGTGTGCTATATGGTATCTATATATCGTTAGAGAGGCATGGCAAAAAAAACTTTTTGTCTTTTTGCTTGGTGTAATATCTGCTAGCATCATCTATGTGATAGTAACACTGGTAGATAAGCTGGTGTTAAACGTATCACAGACAGCCCGGTTTTTACCTTTCACACCCCATGCTTTTATTCTTACAGCTATATTAACAGCTGTAGCCATTCCGCTATTGTTGCTATTAGTCAAACGGGCATACGTACCTGTTTCAGATAGTATAACAACAAAAGAAAGCAACTACTTAGCAATAATTTCTGTTTTACTCTATTCTCTCTTAAAGTCAGAAGCTATATCAATAAGTCTTGCAGAAAAAATCGGTCGTGAGCAGATATCGTTTTATTTTACTCTCGTGGTTACTGTTTTTTTAATTTATATTGTGATTTTTAAAATACTCTTTTATGCCAATGAAAGATTATTGTCACAACAAAAATATTTACAAATAGAACAACAATTTATTATCCAGGGACAACAGTATCATCATATCTATGATAATATAGAAAACTCTCAAAGAATGCGTCATGATTTAAGGCACCATATGGTTACACTAGAAGGTTTCTTAAATAATAATGAAATAAATAAGGCAAAAACATATATTAGTGAATTTATGGACTATGCAAATAGTTCTAGGTGGATAAAGATTAGTGAAAATCCAACGATTGATTTAATTGTAGGTTATTATCAAGAACTTGCCAGAGAACAAAATATTGATTTTCAAGTTCGTATTGACATTCCAAAAGACATTAATATACAAGATATTGATATGTCAGTGTTACTCGGCAATTTATTAGAAAATGCGTTGGAGGCTGCAGGAGATAGCCAGATAGATATTCCCTTTATCCGATTAAATATCATGTGCTTAAACAAGAGGCTTATTATAACGTTGGACAATAGTTTCCAGACACATCCAAATAAAATAAAAAACAGATTTTTATCGACAAAAGGAAATCACCGAGGACTTGGTATTGGTAGTATTGAACACATTGCCAAAAAGTATAACGGAAGTACACAATTTGATTATCATGATCAAGAATTCCAATCGTCGGTCACGCTTATGCTTACGTCCTAA
- a CDS encoding RidA family protein → MNKKIALMHSKKLAKVDYAYAGHTPSGMELFFMAGACPIDKNGEVPDQSNYELQAKLCVENLKIALKECGANLEDVAYTRVLVASDEQSDLVSAWETIRAEFGQHDVPSILFGVTVLGYANQLVEIEAVAALSPNKV, encoded by the coding sequence ATGAATAAAAAAATAGCATTGATGCATTCAAAAAAATTAGCCAAAGTAGATTATGCATATGCAGGGCATACACCTTCAGGAATGGAATTGTTCTTTATGGCGGGAGCATGTCCTATTGATAAAAATGGGGAAGTACCTGACCAAAGCAATTATGAACTTCAGGCAAAGCTTTGCGTAGAGAACTTGAAGATAGCTCTAAAAGAGTGTGGAGCTAATTTGGAAGACGTAGCATATACTCGAGTTCTTGTAGCATCTGACGAACAATCAGATTTGGTAAGTGCATGGGAAACAATAAGAGCAGAATTTGGGCAACATGATGTCCCAAGCATCTTATTTGGAGTTACAGTATTAGGATATGCTAATCAATTAGTAGAAATTGAAGCTGTTGCAGCATTATCACCCAATAAAGTATAA